The following proteins are encoded in a genomic region of Drosophila miranda strain MSH22 chromosome 4, D.miranda_PacBio2.1, whole genome shotgun sequence:
- the LOC108164244 gene encoding glutamate receptor ionotropic, kainate 2, with translation MSVKQFLVLVALFCSSNANDEALVVKIGAIFFDTEMKLAEAFDVAVEEVNAVNPNLRLEPIKHYMTIDDSIVLQDLSCELIGNGVAAIFGPSSKTNSDIVEVLCNMTGIPHLQFDWHPQQSFRERLNHQMTVNVAPMELMLSNAFSDILGSKPFDWKSFTIAYEKSTHLNRLQHIFAWKQLHKTGIKMQEFQRGDDYRILWKRINNAREKFVLLDCPSDILVDVVNASIDFNMTGPFNNLFLTNLDTHVSGIDRFYSREFTVTVAAVRLRTYIPPPVHDEIDVFDNEVDTRFDSLGTQLVYDAVVLFYNALLDMSQRSGFYMPQFSCGHGFWQPGPHVVQKMKELTPKQIKPPFKTQRLKINANGQREDFNLEVYNPLIDRVTHIWNKDFQLVDIEKIKENSTQAVKQRRLENKEDFSQKPVRFTVATRVGKPYFSWRDEPEGVHYEGNERFEGYAVDLIYKLAEECKFDFDFEPVRDNKYGSYDAATDEWDGIIRQLIDNNAQIGICDLTITQARRSVVDFTVPFMQLGISILSYKEPPPKADIYGFLNPYGVEVWLYVMIAMMITSMAMILAGRMDHGSWEPPTENANHELVRHNIWNMHNTMWLVLGSILTQGCDLLPRGLPMRLLTAFWWIFALLISQTYIAKLAAFITSSKLSGNIASLHDLIDQNKVQFGTIRGGATSVYFSESNDTENRMAWNKMLSFKPDAFTKNNEEGVDRVKLSRGAYAFLMETTNLQYYVQRNCELTQIGESFGEKHYGIAVPLNANFRSNLSVGILKLSEQGVLYNLRNKWFNSNESTCVEDSTIDDGQFDMDSVGGLFVVLIVGLFIAFLIGIAEFLWHVHRIAVKERIPTKLALKAEINFLLRFWLTRKPLHTYRQSRDSTSTGYSSLQQLSSASNEKKRKKTKKRAE, from the exons ATGTCTGTCAAACAGTTCCTAGTGCTAGTGGCTCTATTTTGTTCCAGCAACGCCAATGATGAGGCTTTGGTGGTGAAAATTG GTGCCATTTTCTTCGATACGGAAATGAAGCTCGCTGAAGCATTTGATGTGGCCGTGGAAGAAGTGAATGCCGTAAATCCTAACCTACGATTGGAACCCATCAAACATTATATGACAATTGATGACAGCATTGTCTTACAGGATCTTT CTTGCGAATTGATTGGAAATGGTGTCGCTGCTATTTTTGGACCAAGTTCAAAGACGAACAGCG ATATTGTTGAGGTTTTGTGTAATATGACGGGTATACCACATCTACAGTTCGATTGGCATCCCCAGCAGTCGTTTAGGGAGAGACTCAACCATCAGATGACTGTCAATGTGGCACCAATGGAACTGATGCTATCGAATGCCTTTTCGGATATTTTGGGCAGCAAGCCCTTCGATTGGAAGTCCTTTACCATTGCCTATGAGAAGAGTACTC ACCTCAATCGCCTGCAGCATATCTTTGCCTGGAAACAGCTTCATAAAACGGGTATCAAAATGCAGGAATTCCAGCGTGGGGACGACTATCGCATACTCTGGAAAAGAATCAATAATGCCCGAGAAAAGTTTGTGCTATTGGATTGTCCCTCCGATATTCTGGTGGATGTAGTAAATGCCTCTATAGACTTTAATATGACAGGCCCTTTTAAT AATCTATTCCTAACCAATCTGGATACCCATGTTAGTGGCATAGATCGTTTCTATTCCAGAGAGTTTACAGTGACAGTGGCAGCTGTAAGACTAAGAACATATATTCCACCGCCAGTTCATGATGAAATTGACGTATTCGACAATGAAGTGGATACTAGG TTTGATTCTCTAGGAACGCAGCTTGTCTATGATGCTGTGGTTCTATTCTACAATGCTCTGCTGGATATGAGTCAACGATCAGGTTTCTATATGCCACAGTTTAGCTGCGGCCATGGCTTTTGGCAACCAGGACCACATGTAGTACAGAAAATGAAGGAG CTCACACCGAAGCAAATAAAGCCTCCCTTCAAGACCCAACGTCTGAAGATCAATGCGAATGGCCAGCGTGAGGATTTCAATTTGGAAGTGTACAATCCTCTCATCGATCGCGTGACCCACATTTGGAATAAAGATTTTCAGCTTGTGGATATTGAGAAAATAAAGGAGAACTCCACTCAGGCGGTGAAGCAGAGACGTCTGGAGAACAAAGAGGATTTCTCGCAGAAACCCGTGCGGTTTACAGTGGCCACTCGTGTGGGTAAGCCGTACTTTAGCTGGCG AGACGAACCCGAAGGCGTTCACTATGAAGGCAATGAACGCTTTGAGGGCTATGCCGTGGATTTAATATATAAATTGGCAGAGGAATGCAAATTTGATTTCGATTTCGAACCTGTTAGGGATAATAAATATGGTAGCTATGATGCGGCTACCGATGAATGGGATGGCATCATACGACAGCTGATTGACAAT AATGCTCAAATAGGTATCTGTGACTTGACCATTACCCAGGCACGTCGCTCAGTTGTGGATTTCACTGTACCCTTCATGCAATTGGGCATTAGCATTCTGTCGTACAAGGAGCCGCCGCCCAAGGCGGATATTTATGGCTTCCTCAATCCGTATGGTGTGGAGGTTTGGCTTTATGTAATGATTGCCATGATGATCACATCGATGGCCATGATTTTGGCCGGACGCATGGATCATGGATCATGGGAACCTCCAACGGAGAATGCCAATCATGAGCTGGTGCGTCACAATATCTGGAATATGCATAATACCATGTGGCTGGTGTTGGGTTCTATACTAACGCAAGGCTGTGATCTGTTGCCAAG gGGCCTTCCTATGCGCCTGCTGACCGCCTTCTGGTGGATCTTTGCCCTGCTCATATCTCAGACATATATCGCGAAACTGGCTGCCTTTATAACCTCTTCCAAGTTGTCGGGGAATATAGCCTCCCTGCATGACCTTATTGACCAAAATAAGGTACAGTTCGGGACCATACGCGGTGGAGCCACATCCGTTTACTTTTCCGAATCGAATGACACGGAGAATCGCATGGCCTGGAACAAGATGTTGTCTTTTAAGCCAGATGCCTTCACTAAAAACAACGAAGAAGGTGTGGATCGGGTAAAACTAAGCCGTGGAGCCTATGCCTTTCTGATGGAGACCACCAATCTGCAGTACTATGTGCAGAGGAATTGTGAGCTAACACAAATTGGAGAGAGTTTTGGCGAGAAGCATTACGGCATAGCAGTGCCATTGA ATGCCAATTTTCGATCGAATCTCAGTGTGGGTATACTCAAGCTTAGCGAACAGGGTGTTCTCTACAATTTGAGGAACAAATGGTTCAATAGCAATGAAAGTACTTGTGTCGAGGACTCGACCATCGATGATGGACAATTCGATATGGATTCTGTGGGTGGACTCTTCGTAGTGCTCATTGTGGGCCTATTTATTGCATTTCTCATTGGCATAGCAGAGTTTCTATGGCATGTCCATCGCATCGCTGTGAAAGAGAGG ATACCCACCAAGTTGGCTTTGAAAGCAGAGATTAACTTTCTCTTACGCTTCTGGCTGACTAGGAAGCCTTTGCACACCTATCGCCAGAGTCGAGACTCGACCTCCACGGGCTACTCCTCCCTGCAACAGTTATCGAGTGCCTCTAAcgaaaaaaagaggaaaaagaCAAAGAAAAGAGCGGAGTAG
- the LOC108163086 gene encoding glutamate receptor ionotropic, kainate 2: MHFCPVYIYAFVLFETILALSGDGRNEITVGAIFYENEKEIELSFDQAFREVNNLKFAELRFVTIKRYMPSNDSFLLQQITCELISNGVAAIFGPSSKAASDIVAQIANTTGIPHIEYDLKLEATRQEHLNHQMSVNVAPTLSVLSRAYFEIIKTNYEWRTFTLIYETPEGLARLQDLMNIHALNSDYVKLRNLADYAGDYRVLWKEADETFHEHRIILDCEPGTLKELLKISVDFKLQGPFRNWFLTHLNTHSSGLKDIYNEDFKANITSVRLKIVDPNPFERKKTRISRVDQILGNQTMLPILIYDAVVLFANSARNIIAAMQPYHPPNRHCGSPNPWMLGPFIVNEMKTISEDDVEPHFKTENMKLDENGQRTQFNLEIYKPTVNEPLMVWTPDNGIKRRHISLDLGDSGSTQDFSVQRKVYTVVTHYEEPYFMMKEDHENFRGREKYEGYAVDLISKLSELLEFDYEFMIVNGNGKYNSETKQWDGIIRKLIDHHAQIGVCDLTITQLRRSVVDFTVPFMQLGISILHYKSPPEPKNQFAFLEPFAVEVWIYMIFAQLVMTLAFVLIARLSYREWLPPNPAIQDPDELENIWNVNNSTWLMVGSIMQQGCDILPRGPHMRILTGMWWFFALMMLSTYTANLAAFLTSNKWQSTIKDLQGLIEQDEVKYGSMRGGSTSLFFSESNETDYQRAWNQMKDFNPSAFTTTNKEGVARVRKEKGSYAFLMETTSLTYNIERNCDLTQIGEQIGEKHYGLAVPLGADYRTNLSVSILQLSEKGELYKMKNKWWKNHNVTCDTFHEVDGDELSIIELGGVFLVLAGGVLTGVILGIFEFLWNVQHVAVEERVTPWQALKAELIFALKFWVPKKPLRISGSSDKSSSRRSSGSKKSRSKTGS, translated from the exons ATGCATTTCTGTCCAGTCTACATTTATGCATTTGTATTATTCGAAACGATTTTGGCCCTAAGTGGCGATGGTCGTAATGAAATCACAGTGG GTGCCATTTTCTATGAAAATGAAAAGGAAATCGAACTCAGTTTCGATCAGGCATTTCGTGAGGTCAATAATTTGAAATTCGCGGAACTGCGTTTTGTCACCATCAAGCGATATATGCCATCGAATGATAGTTTCCTGCTACAACAGATTA CTTGTGAACTGATTTCCAATGGCGTTGCGGCTATTTTCGGACCAAGTTCAAAGGCAGCTAGTG aTATTGTGGCGCAAATTGCAAACACGACCGGCATTCCACATATAGAATACGATCTGAAACTGGAGGCTACGCGTCAGGAGCATTTAAATCATCAGATGTCTGTGAATGTGGCACCCACCTTGTCCGTTCTATCGCGTGCCTACTTTGAGATCATCAAAACGAACTATGAATGGCGCACCTTTACACTCATCTACGAAACGCCAGAGG GTCTAGCACGCCTACAAGATCTTATGAACATTCATGCTCTTAACAGCGACTACGTAAAGCTCAGAAATCTGGCAGACTATGCAGGGGATTATCGAGTCTTATGGAAAGAGGCAGACGAGACCTTCCATGAACATCGCATCATATTGGATTGTGAGCCGGGAACATTGAAGGAATTACTCAAGATCTCTGTGGACTTTAAGCTACAGGGACCTTTTAGG AACTGGTTCCTCACCCATCTGAATACGCATAGTTCTGGTTTAAAGGATATTTATAATGAAGATTTCAAGGCAAATATCACATCAGTGCGTTTGAAAATCGTGGATCCCAATCCCTTTGAGAGGAAAAAGACGCGTATTAGCAGAGTGGAT CAAATACTGGGAAACCAAACGATGCTACCCATACTCATCTACGATGCTGTTGTGCTGTTTGCCAATTCGGCCAGGAATATTATAGCTGCCATGCAGCCCTATCATCCACCAAATAGACACTGTGGCAGTCCAAATCCTTGGATGCTGGGACCCTTTATAGtcaatgaaatgaaaacaATATCGGAGGATGATGTGGAGCCGCATTTCAAGACGGAAAACATGAAACTAGATGAAAACGGACAGCGTACACAGTTCAATCTGGAGATCTACAAACCCACTGTGAACGAGCCTTTGATGGTCTGGACACCGGATAATGGGATAAAGAGGCGTCACATTAGTCTGGATCTAGGAGACTCGGGTTCTACACAGGATTTCTCGGTCCAAAGGAAGGTCTACACTGTTGTCACGCACTATGAAGAGCCATATTTTATGATGAA GGAAGATCATGAGAACTTCAGAGGTCGCGAAAAATACGAAGGCTATGCTGTGGATCTCATCAGTAAATTGTCAGAGCTTTTGGAATTTGATTATGAGTTTATGATtgtcaatggcaatggcaaatACAATTCAGAGACCAAGCAATGGGATGGCATTATAAGAAAACTAATAGATCAC CATGCCCAAATAGGAGTCTGCGACCTGACCATCACCCAACTTCGACGCTCTGTGGTAGACTTTACGGTTCCCTTTATGCAGTTGGGGATCAGTATACTGCACTACAAGAGTCCTCCGGAGCCAAAGAACCAATTTGCCTTCCTAGAACCCTTTGCTGTGGAGGTCTGGATCTACATGATCTTTGCACAGCTGGTGATGACGTTGGCTTTTGTGTTGATAGCCAG ACTTTCCTATCGCGAATGGTTGCCCCCAAATCCGGCCATCCAAGACCCCGATGAATTGGAAAATATATGGAATGTAAACAACTCCACGTGGCTTATGGTGGGATCTATCATGCAACAGGGTTGCGATATACTCCCCAG aGGCCCTCACATGCGAATTCTCACGGGAATGTGGTGGTTCTTTGCTTTGATGATGCTCAGTACCTACACGGCTAATTTGGCTGCCTTTTTGACCAGTAATAAATGGCAGAGTACCATCAAAGATTTACAGGGTCTCATTGAACAGGATGAAGTGAAGTACGGCAGCATGCGTGGTGGCAGTACTTCGCTGTTCTTTTCGGAATCGAATGAGACCGACTATCAGAGGGCCTGGAATCAAATGAAGGACTTTAATCCATCGGCATTCACCACCACCAACAAGGAGGGTGTCGCACGTGTACGAAAGGAAAAGGGCTCCTATGCTTTTTTGATGGAGACCACCAGCCTTACCTATAATATTGAAAGGAACTGCGATTTGACACAGATTGGCGAACAGATTGGAGAGAAACATTATGGTTTGGCAGTGCCATTGG GAGCTGACTATCGCACTAACCTAAGTGTTTCCATACTTCAATTGAGCGAGAAGGGTGAGCTTTACAAAATGAAGAACAAGTGGTGGAAGAACCATAACGTCACCTGCGACACCTTCCATGAGGTGGACGGCGATGAGCTATCGATTATCGAGCTGGGCGGTGTATTCCTTGTACTAGCTGGAGGCGTGCTCACTGGCGTGATTTTGGGCATATTTGAGTTCCTCTGGAATGTCCAGCATGTGGCTGTTGAGGAACGTGTCACACCCTGGCAGGCACTGAAAGCGGAACTCATCTTTGCCCTCAAATTTTGGGTGCCCAAGAAACCCCTAAGAATATCCGGTAGCAGCGACAAATCCTCCTCTCGAAGATCATCTGGCTCGAAGAAGAGTCGCAGCAAGACGGGCAGTTAG